The Vibrio mangrovi genome includes a region encoding these proteins:
- a CDS encoding phage/plasmid replication protein, II/X family, with the protein MYDFLEITVPFKSEFVTQSLGCGYVNYEKLSSLSGLKVGAGDIEFGVTGNKDLRDLYIPWQKIPSSYTDIACKVFDANPACNCEWGYLRFKASPAKIMQGHNVYGSDNLRNCVEHLMFAFLKATPDLFDSLEWGLAELSRIDATYSIQFESRDVLAQAVNGLRNVSNRYLRPSNRYINKTLGDDCDASVYWSAATGENPDTGRTKTLLFYVKDAEIKHQLSQLQSRAKKERTHHYDHIIAELSSHELQDFVANRGRFEGRGKKRYIQRVCGSSNVWAVIRYAEQFEQINGYSFCEYLFKDLFGDLFLALEGNEIEVFDDHKVKHALYDMYQSITPKGNISYAKADRIFRFYMSLCDRGYHNIKRHTSKATLSRNMKELCAIGLSKADLQNLHNGERMKLSKVIHFDFDNQRPANYVEPKSPFADGSSNYLAEIFGVSYRLSHDMGLTDNPSDFLHDTLRLPDDFDFEPLLDLNEIPISPRESMTLVIWPDGEIALTRHRQKKFKPNIITGLINPEPSRYYQAYLH; encoded by the coding sequence ATGTACGATTTTTTGGAAATCACGGTACCATTCAAGAGTGAGTTTGTGACTCAATCTCTTGGCTGTGGCTATGTGAATTACGAAAAGTTGTCTTCTTTATCCGGCCTGAAAGTTGGGGCAGGTGATATTGAATTTGGAGTTACGGGAAATAAGGATCTCCGGGATCTTTATATCCCTTGGCAAAAAATTCCTTCAAGTTATACCGATATTGCCTGTAAAGTTTTTGATGCGAACCCTGCCTGTAATTGTGAATGGGGATATCTTCGTTTTAAAGCATCGCCCGCCAAAATTATGCAGGGTCATAACGTTTATGGCTCTGACAATCTGCGTAATTGCGTTGAACATCTGATGTTTGCTTTTCTTAAAGCAACCCCGGACCTATTTGACTCACTTGAATGGGGATTAGCTGAACTTTCACGTATCGATGCTACTTATTCGATTCAGTTTGAGAGTCGGGATGTTTTGGCACAGGCGGTGAACGGTCTTCGAAACGTTTCCAATCGCTATCTTCGTCCATCGAACCGCTACATTAACAAAACTTTGGGTGATGACTGTGATGCCAGTGTCTACTGGAGCGCTGCAACGGGCGAAAATCCGGATACAGGACGGACTAAGACACTGCTGTTTTATGTTAAGGATGCAGAAATTAAGCATCAGTTAAGTCAGTTGCAATCTCGCGCAAAGAAAGAACGAACTCATCATTACGACCATATTATTGCTGAACTCTCATCTCACGAACTACAAGATTTTGTTGCTAATCGGGGACGTTTTGAAGGGCGGGGGAAGAAGCGTTATATCCAGCGTGTCTGCGGCTCTTCTAATGTTTGGGCGGTTATTCGTTATGCTGAACAGTTTGAACAAATTAATGGCTACTCATTTTGTGAATACCTGTTTAAAGATCTTTTTGGGGATCTCTTTCTGGCTCTTGAGGGCAATGAGATAGAGGTATTTGACGATCACAAAGTAAAACATGCTTTATATGATATGTATCAGAGCATTACTCCAAAAGGCAACATTTCCTACGCAAAGGCAGATCGTATATTCAGATTTTATATGTCTCTCTGCGACCGTGGTTACCACAACATCAAACGGCATACATCAAAGGCAACTCTATCGCGCAATATGAAAGAACTCTGCGCTATTGGCCTGTCCAAAGCCGATCTTCAGAACCTGCATAACGGTGAGCGCATGAAGTTATCTAAAGTCATCCATTTTGATTTTGACAATCAAAGGCCGGCGAACTACGTCGAACCCAAATCACCATTTGCCGATGGTTCATCAAATTATCTTGCTGAAATATTTGGGGTCTCTTATCGCTTATCCCATGACATGGGACTTACGGATAATCCGTCCGACTTTCTTCATGACACACTCAGATTACCGGATGATTTCGATTTTGAACCACTCTTGGATCTTAATGAGATCCCTATCAGCCCACGTGAATCTATGACTCTCGTTATTTGGCCGGATGGCGAAATAGCACTGACACGACACAGGCAGAAGAAATTTAAGCCTAACATCATTACCGGCCTGATCAACCCAGAACCGTCTCGTTACTATCAGGCTTATCTACATTGA
- a CDS encoding DUF2523 family protein, whose product MLNWFVNRWNDLIDIIFSVFLDVWNFLVDIFCFLFETIFNVVISLVSGLGTALSSVSVPQYLTFLPESMLNVMSIVGINEASVIIVTALIIRFTLQLIPFIRLGS is encoded by the coding sequence ATGCTTAACTGGTTTGTGAACCGTTGGAATGACCTGATAGATATTATTTTCAGTGTCTTCCTTGATGTCTGGAATTTTTTAGTCGATATCTTCTGTTTTCTCTTTGAAACCATTTTTAATGTGGTCATTTCTTTGGTCTCTGGCCTCGGTACAGCGTTGTCTTCTGTTTCCGTTCCCCAGTATTTGACTTTTCTTCCTGAGTCGATGCTGAACGTCATGTCTATTGTCGGAATTAACGAAGCATCTGTCATTATTGTGACCGCATTGATTATCCGGTTTACGTTACAGCTCATTCCTTTTATCCGGCTCGGCTCTTGA